In the genome of Peromyscus eremicus chromosome 1, PerEre_H2_v1, whole genome shotgun sequence, the window GGGCCTGAGTCCCCAAAATGCTGCAGAAAATTGCTAGTGACCAAATCTACTTTTGTGGACAACCgttttcttaatttattcttttctttcatgtgcacgagtgttttgcctgcttgtgtgtttgtgcagtctgtgcatgtctggtgccaacaaaggccagaagaaggtaccagagtctctggaactggagtcacaaacagttgtgagccccctaagtgagtgctaggaatcccacctgtgtcctctggaaaagcagctagtgcacttaactgctgagccaactctatAGCCCCTTTGTGGAAATTTTAAAGATTACTACCTTGGAAGAGTTTTGCATGCAATTGAATCTCTAAAGGTATTTAAATAGTCATATTACATGTCTGTGTTTTACACAATCTTCTGGGGAAAGATCAGAACTTTCAAACGGGGTTTTTTAAATACACAGTTTGATGTACTGAATAAAACTCTATAACATGCACATTTGCCTTTCAGGTTATTAACAGATCCTGCCACTTAATATAACAGCATTCAGAAGACGTTTGCATTGAGCCCACCTGCCCCAACACCTTCTGTCCTCTGAGCTTCTCAAGACTCCCTGGAATGTGGTTCCCAGATGTACCACAGCTGGATCTGAAAAACAACAGAGTTTAACATTTCTCCAACCTTCTCTTCTTCTGAAGCGTCAATCGGTGTATTTTCCCATAAACATCAGTATGTAATTAGTTCTATAATTCAATCCACTTAGCTTTCACTGAAGACCTGACAAGCCTAATAATATCTTAAGCATCACTGAGATGATTTTTCGAAGAAACACCATCTTGGGGGGTTTCTACGTATCCCAGCTCTGTGTGGGTGTCATAGGAAACTCATTGCTCTTCATGATGTATGTGTACAGCTTCTTAGTCAAATCTCGCTTTAGCAGACCTATCGATCCCATTTTCATGCACCTGATGATAGTCAATGTGTTGACGATTATATTTGCTATGATATCACATATCATGTCATCCTTTGGAGTACCCAGGTTTCTAGATGATGTTGGTTGTAAAGCAGTTTTATACATATTCAGAGTTGCCCGGGGTCTGTCCATCTGCACCACCTCTATTCTAAGCACATTCCAAGCCATTACCATCACGCCCAGTAATTCTAAGTGGGCATGGCTTAAACCTAAACTCTCAACATGGACTTTTCGCGCCTTCCTGTTATCCTGGCTCATCAACCtgtttatatatgtgcacacCATTGAAACTATGACAGCAAAAATCAATTACACTGATCTTGATTATGGATATTCTCATGCTTACTGTAAAATGAGACCACCTGAGTACCCCAATCCAGGGTTGTTCCTGAGTGTTATCATAATAGGAGACATCATCTTTCTGACCCTCATGATGTGGACCAGCTTCTACATGGTGACTGTCCTTTACAGACACCGCAAGAGAGCCCAGCATCTCCACAGCACAAGCCTCAACTTCCAGCCATCTCCTGAACGCAAAGCCACTCACAGCATCTTGCTGCTGGTGAGCCTTTTTGTGTTCGTTTATCTGTTGAACAACTTCATCACCCTTTGTGGGTTTTTTGCACAAACAAAAATTCCAAGATTGGAGGTAATTAATATAATTTTGACAACATGCTACCCAACCATCTCCCCTTTTTTACTAATGAAGAATAATAAACTTATTTTGCAATTCACTTCTCTCTTTTCTGTAGTGAGAATGACCTGTTTTCAAAGTGCACTCCGTGGCTGAACTGAAACACACACTTTCGTATCATTAGAACACTGTCCTAATGATTTCTATGAGATAAAGAATTTGAATGTGGACCTTGAAGGCCTGATAGAACATTAGTTATAATTCAGACATTCTGTACACTATTAAAATTCAGGTAGTTAACATTTTTCTTAAATACAACTCTGTgtacattattttaataaaattaacatttactACCCACTCAAATTTGAAACTTTGGacaaaataagtatattttaagtATTCTGAACAATGTTCtacttcttgattttttttccctattaaAATACTTCTGCCAGGCAGttgtggcgcacacttttaatcccagcacttgggaggcagaggcagacggctctctgtgagttccaggtcagccttggctacagagtgagttccaggaaagaccttcaaagctacacagagaaaccctgtctcaaaaaaccaatacatatatatttctaagcaAAGATTTAAAATAACATTCAGAGAATGTATTGTGTTTTTTGTGGAGTGTTCTGTCCTCAGGAACGTCTTTTACCATTGAACAAATAAATTTCCCTGTCTTAACTATTACCATCCTCAAATACCTCTATGGGAGGGACTCTTTTGTGGAATAACTGACAGTTACCTAGTGAATGTCCTCGTACCATAGCTGTCTTTGAGTCGCccatattttctttacatttttagaatgtttttaaatattttttatttttgaaattataatataataatagaaTTTTCCCCTTGCTTTTCCTCCTTTCAAACCCTCCTGTATATATGCCTCTCCTTGCTCCctatcaaattcatggcctctctttttattaattgttgttacatacatgagtgtgtgtgtgtgtgtgtgtgtgtgtgtgtgtgtgtgtgtgtgtatccctaaATACTTAAGTACTACCTGCTCAGACTGTACAATGATACTTGTATATGTGTTTCCAGGACTGACCATTcagtattgaataaccaattggtgtgctctttcctggggatgACTTTCTCCCACTCCtgacattccttagttgcctgtagttctttgtgtagggctgaggcctcctAAGTGCAGTTCTCAGCCTGCATTAAGAGAATTTCTCTTAGCAAcaatggagactattacagaaaactgtagcttgagttttcctgcctggcccacagtcaggacaaatctctctcacctgccagtcccacagccactcagacccaaccaagtaaacacagagacttatattgcttacaaactgtatggccgtggcaggcttcttgttaactgttcttacatcttaaattaacccacttctattaatctataccctgccacgtggctcatggcttaccggcatcttcacatgctttttctcatcgtggtggctggcagtgtctctctgactcagccttccacttcccagctttattctcctccttgtcctgcctatacttcctgcctggccattggccaatcagtgatttatttaccaaccaatcagagcaacacatttgtcatacagaacatcccacagcacttccccttttcttttttccaaaaaggaaggttttaaccttaacaaagtaaaattacatataatttgggaatttgggcatagcttctcttactacttcctgctggaggggggcgctgtatcttatggggacacaaagaaaattttaggattatggaatagtccatgagggtgtatcgtctgagccagttgcctttaaatcattttggatgttggatcatctgggccatggtgtcatcggagaccttttagggggtcttggctggtcaaacctgatgtatcttaaactGGAACAATTctatagcctttggctttctgtgggaacaaaagcagagtctcctttccaaagcaacatatccttacatccaaattttgaagtcaaggtatctttaaaatatacatattggtttaactcagcttcctttacaatcaaatatctttctgtagttaagaatcccaaagacaacacaatctacattctctgtgtaatattcatctttatgtggcttattttttatattaattttactgtctctttaaagactttattttttaaaactatgtatttgtttatataactgtatatatcaccatttttatctctttcaagcctatgtatattttacatacattgtaaactattacatctgaatctgtcttattgtgaatctattgctttaaactgcagcagctgtggctgctggctccgcccacctcagcttctcaacatggtggtggtacgctttccaccagctctgggagctatcatggatctctatgcttttatccaagcagcatgtagcccagaaacctctttttttgtttgttttgcactagcaaaggctaaatccaccacacagcttaatgtgtcacttgcagaggcctcattcccgccatacggcaggtcggCATGTCAAGAGCACACaataggaacccgccagtagctcaaaccggcagctgccgctcatttgagagagacaattaggaactgtttttagctccattttggaatcttttttctcagtttttaggtggaaactcttgccccacattgggcgccatttgtagcttgagttgtcctgcctggcccacagtcaggacaaatctctctcacctgccagtcccacagccactcagacccaaccaagtaaacacagagacttatattgcttacaaactgtatggccgtggcaggcttcttgttaactgttcttatgtcttaaattaacccatttccattcatctataccctgccacgtggctcatggcttaccagcatcttcacatgctgtttctcaaaatggcggctggcagtgtctctgactcagccttccacttcccagctttatcctcttccttgtcccgcctatacttcctgcctggccactggccaatcagtgatttatttaccaaccaatcagagcaacacatttgccatacagaacatcccacagcagaaaactACAACAAATCCAACTGCAGAGTAGTGAAGCCCAGTCCCAATGCATGTAGCTACAGGACAACTTcttcacctaaggctcagggaacattgatgAAGGGGGACAaaaagactataagagccagaggatgagggaatctgctgtgggatggtgtcACCTGGTAGAATCAGAAGTTACACCTATAGACTATCACAAGCCtgacttttcaatattttttaattgaaatagaattaaatCACTTTCtcacctccttttcctctctccagcccctcccaactACCTTCCCTCAAATCCCTCCCTCTCACATCCCCCCcacactctcaagttgatagccacTTTTCCTCTTATTATggttacatacacatgtatgtgtgtgtcgtgtgtgtgtgtgtgtgtgtgtgtatgcagcaaTAGATATAGATACAATCTGCTAGGactgtttctgttgtttgtatACTATTTCAATGTTGACCACTCTGGATTGGACAACGAATAAGGGGGTTCATCCCTGGGATAGacatctccttctcccagcagtagTTAGTTGTCTCTAATTCTTTATCTCAGAGTGGGACCCAATGAaattttcccccttccatgttaatATACCCACTTATGTTGCCATTGTTCCAGTCTTGATTATATAGCCATTTCTAGGATAGACTCTTTCACAGCAGACTTACTGATATCCTGGCTGTTAGAACCTTTTTTGCCCCCCTTCTGAAATGTATCCTAAATCATAGATGCAGTGGCTGGGATGGAGATATAACCATTGGAGCTGGGCTCCCCCTGATCTGTTGATTTCTACATTGTGACcacttgtggttttctgtgatggtctcctattcatctgaggatttggagctaagaaatgaagataaaagaaaacatgtatttgCCTATCTGTGTCTGGTCACCCATACTTTTGTAATGAATCCaaataaaacatcttttttcaaataaaacatttttaacaatCTGTCCTTGGCCAGAATCCTTTGATCTGTTATAGCCTCCTCTATGTGGAGTGAATAGATGTGTCTTTATATAACCCAAGTTAAGGTCCTTTGTAACAGCTGACAACTAAATAAAACATTATACATTTAAACATGAATTGGAGTGGAGTGTCTGCCAAGAAAATCCTAGTGCTGTATTTACATCGTTTCCACCGCTGCCTCTGACCTTGACACTTCTCCCATCGCCCCTACACTTTCTCAAagtcatgacctcttcttctatttattgtTATATGCATACATTACACACACTCATATTACACATTACATTTCTATGTGACCagctgagtccagttagtgttgcttgtatgtatatgttttaaggCTGACAAACTATCAGGGGCTTTATCCCTAGAAAGGGCTGATTCTTCTCTCCACAGCCATTatctatagctcttcatctaggcgTGAGGCCTTGTCAAAAGTCCTCCAACAATGTTGGCATTTCAACTGGTGGTGTCATTATGAAGGTCTTGTATGGACAACCATAGTGTTGAAATTTCaagggtgcagcttccctgtcataccTAGAAGTGAGCATCTTAGTATTTTGGCTGTTACAATCTTTCAGAACTttcttccacagtgttctctgAGACTTAGGAGTAGGGGTTGTGTTGCAGATGAATCAATTGAGACTGGGGACCCCAAAGTCACTTACTCTCTGCATTTTAACAAGTTGTGTATCTCTACAGTAGCCTTACTGCAAAACAATCTTtattgatgaggggtgagagcttcACTGTGGATGTAAATATACatgtttagaatacagttagaaactATGTAGTTTAGGAAAATAGCAGTACTATTAAAAAGTGAATGTTGTGATTaataattgtgctgaaatgtgatttcttttgtatgttactaaagttttcctggagatcagaggtcctTAGTGAGCCAGGGACAGAATTCAGGTGGTGGtacccacgcccttaatccgatcacatggcaggcagggtctctgtgtggtcaaggacacacccaagcatggtgacccaaacctttaatctcagtaccaaccatagggacctggaggtctgtatagacaggcagtgacaaggaagtcatgtggttggg includes:
- the LOC131902719 gene encoding vomeronasal type-1 receptor 4-like; amino-acid sequence: MIFRRNTILGGFYVSQLCVGVIGNSLLFMMYVYSFLVKSRFSRPIDPIFMHLMIVNVLTIIFAMISHIMSSFGVPRFLDDVGCKAVLYIFRVARGLSICTTSILSTFQAITITPSNSKWAWLKPKLSTWTFRAFLLSWLINLFIYVHTIETMTAKINYTDLDYGYSHAYCKMRPPEYPNPGLFLSVIIIGDIIFLTLMMWTSFYMVTVLYRHRKRAQHLHSTSLNFQPSPERKATHSILLLVSLFVFVYLLNNFITLCGFFAQTKIPRLEVINIILTTCYPTISPFLLMKNNKLILQFTSLFSVVRMTCFQSALRG